The sequence ctcttcttggttttgttcttcttcttcaaattctcGTTCTTGATATTCTTTCTCTGTCTCATTGATAAGGTCGATTATGATTGATGTTAAAGACAACAACTTTCTTGGTCTCGCTTTCTTGGGTTATCTATTAGTAGTGCTTACACCAAAAGAATCAAGAGGatcttcctcttctttagTTATGGTCTTGTTGGTTTTGGCAGTGATAAATTTACTGTTTTTGCCTTCTTGCTGTGTTTCAGCTGCTTGTAATCAAGATGatcatgattctttattacCCTTCTATTCCAATTTATCATCTTTTCCTCCTTTGGGTTGGTCTCCTTCTATTGATTGCTGTAACTGGGAAGGAATCGAGTGTAGAGGTATTGATGATCGAGTCACTCGTCTTTGGCTGCCCTTTAGAGGTCTAAGTGGTGCTCTTTCCCCTTCTCTTGCTAATCTCACTTATCTATCTCATCTCAATCTGTCCCATAATAGACTCTTTGGTCCTATCCCCCATGGTTTTTTCTCTTATCTCGATAATCTGCAGATTCTTGATCTGAGCTATAATCGTTTAACTGGGGAATTACCTTCTAATGATAATAACACCAACGTGGCCATCCAGCTGGTGGACTTGTCCAGTAATCAATTAAGTGGGACAATTCCATCAAATTCGATACTCCAAGTAGCTAGGAATTTGAGTAGCTTCAACGTTAGCAACAATAGCTTCACAGGCCAAATTCCATCCAACATCTGTACTGTTTCTTTTAGCTCCATGAGTATACTTGATTTCTCCTATAATGATTTCAGTGGCAGTATTCCCTTTGGAATAGGGAAATGTTCGAACCTGAGGATTTTCTCTGCAGGTTTCAATAATCTTTCTGGGACGATCCCTGATGATATATACAAGGCAGTCTTGCTTGAACAACTCTCTTTGCCTCTCAACTACCTCTCTGGTACCATCAGTGATTCCCTGGTCAATCTCAATAACCTCAGGATTTTCGATCTCTACTCCAATAATTTGACTGGTTTGATACCTAAAGATATCGGGAAGCTCTCTAAATTGGAACAGTTGCAGCTTCACATCAACAATCTCACAGGTACTCTGCCTGCATCTCTGATGAATTGTACTAAACTAGTTACATTGAATTTGCGGGTGAACTTATTGGAAGGGGAGCTGGAGGCTTTTGATTTCTCCAAACTTCTCCAACTTAGCATCCTCGATCTAGGTAACAATAACTTCAAAGGTAATTTGCCCACTAAGCTTTATGCATGCAAATCGCTAAAAGCTGTTAGACTTGCCTATAATCAGCTAGGGGGACAGATTTTACCTGAAATACAAGCACTAGAATCTCTGTCTTTCCTGTCAGTTTCTTCCAACAATCTAACCAATCTTACTGGGGCTATACAAATTATGATGGGTTGCAAGAACCTAACTACTCTCATCCTTTCAGTGAATTTCATGAATGAAACCATACCAGATGGAGGCATAATTGACTCAAATGGATTCCAGAATCTCCAGGTTCTGGCTTTGGGTGCTTCAGGACTCTCTGGTCAAGTACCCACCTGGCTGGCTAAGCTCAAGAACCTAGAGGTCTTGGACCTGTCTCTAAATCGGATCACCGGATTGATTCCCAGTTGGTTGGGTAACCTACCAAGTCTTTTCTATGTAGACTTGTCTCGTAACTTCCTTTCAGGAGAGTTTCCTAAGGAGCTTGCAGGATTGCCAACACTAGCATTTCAAGGGGCTAAAGAACTAATAGATCGGAGTTATCTTCCATTGCCTGTATTTGCTCAGCCCAATAATGCTACCTATCAGCAGTACAATCAGTTGTCTAACCTGCCACCAGCTATATACTTGGGAAACAATCACCTTAGTGGTGATATCCCAATAGAGATTGGCCAATTAAAGTTTCTTCATGTGTTGGATTTGAGTAATAACAACTTCTCTGGCAACATTCCCGATCAACTATCAAATCTCACCAACTTAGAGAAATTGGATCTCTCGGGAAACCAACTATCCGGAGAAATCCCTGCATCACTTAGAGGTCTCCATTTCTTGTCTTCATTCAGTGTCAGAGACAACAATCTTCAAGGGCCTATACCTTCTGGAGGTCAGTTTGATACTTTTCCTATTTCCAGCTTTGTAGGAAATCCAGGATTGTGTGGTCCAATTTTGCAGCGTTCTTGCTCCAATCCATCAGGATCTGTCCATCCTACTAACCCTCACAAAAGCACAAACACAAAACTGGTAGTTGGACTTGTCCTGGGGTCCtgttttttgattggtttagTAATAGCTGCGGTAGCACTGTGGATATTATCAAAGAGAAGGATCATTCCAAGAGGCGACAGCGATAATACAGAGATGGATACACTTTCTAGTAACTCTGGCTTGCCTCTTGAGGCAGACAAGGATACTAGTCTGGTTATATTGTTCCCAAACAATACTAATGAGCTCAAGGATTTAACCATATCTGAACTCTTAAAAGCCACGGACAATTTTAATCAAGCAAATATTGTTGGGTGTGGCGGTTTTGGTTTGGTTTATAAGGCAACATTGGCAAACGGGATTATGCTGGCTATCAAGAAACTCTCAGGAGAAATGGGTCTAATGGAAAGGGAATTTAAAGCAGAGGTAGAGGCTTTGTCTACTGCCCAACATGAGAATCTGGTTTCGTTGCAAGGTTATTGTGTATATGAAGGTTTCAGGCTGCTTATATATTCCTACATGGAGAATGGAAGTTTGGATTACTGGTTACATGAGAAGGTTGATGGTGCATCACAATTAGATTGGCCAACTCGACTAAAGATTGCAAGGGGAGCAAGTTGTGGTCTTGCTTATATGCACCAAATATGCGAACCTCACATTGTGCATCGAGATATCAAATCCAGCAATATCCTTCTTGATGAAAAGTTTGAAGCTCATGTGGCAGATTTTGGATTGTCCAGGTTAATTCTTCCTTATCAGACTCATGTTACAACTGAGCTTGTTGGTACTCTAGGTTACATTCCTCCAGAGTATGGGCAAGCATGGGTAGCAACATTGAGAGGAGACATGTACAGTTTTGGGGTTGTAATGCTTGAGCTGCTTACCGGGAAGAGACCTGTAGAGGTATTCAAGCCAAAGATGTCAAGAGAATTGGTGGGTTGGGTTATGCAAATGCGGAAGGATGGCAAACAAGATCAAATCTTTGACCCTCTACTGAGAGGAAAGGGCTTTGATGATGAGATGCTGCAAGTGCTAGATGTTGCCTGTTTGTGTGTTAACCAGAACCCTTTTAAGAGGCCAACAATCAATGAGGTTGTTGACTGGCTGAAAAATGTAGGCTCGCAAAGAAACCAAAATAAGGGTTAGTGAAAAGATTTTGCACATATTAAGAAGTACAGGTACATACACTTGCACAGAATGGAGTTATTAATGTATATTTTCACATCATTCTACTAATGTAAATGGGAATGGGAGTTAGACATTTCACAGTGGCTAGTTTATATATTTGCAAAAGCAGAGTCTATGATCAGTTGATGTCTACGTAATGATTTTCATTTATTCAGGATGCATAAGTAGCCGAAGATTTAGTATAACCAGACAGCTCTTATGAACATCCTTGGCAAAACGACAGGTCATAGAAACGAGGGCTAATACCCAGACGGCAATGATTGTTAAAACTGTACCTCGTATTCTTTCTgcttagttttattttaaagcaCACCATTTTGATTGAAGATTAGAACTTGCCTAAAAGAAGGTCGTTGAGTAGGCATGTCTTGAAATGATTAAGCTCAACTTCATACCAAAATCCCAGCAAGGTGCTACCCGGTGGGTTTTGAGGAACAGCCGAACAAGtaacaattaaaagaattttgttaaCCAAACCACCAATTCTTAACAACTGTTCAACATATATCAGTTGACGTATTAATTAGTGCATATTAATTCCCATATCATTTTAGTGATGTAAATTTGCTAATTACCAAATcgtaatattttactttttaagtTATCAAATGATCATCATAGCCTCTCAATATTAACTTTATTGACCGTACTGCTCTCATTCACCAGGCATGCAAATTCCTATAGACAAACATGATATTGGATGTTCAGAAactttaatttagattttggGACTCTAGTTTTCGAAATCAATCCTTTGATTTACCTTGAAAGAGTATATCTTTTGGGTCCAATTGTTAGGTAGTAAGCTTGTATCTCaactcaaaaaaaataattttgctgctattaatttcatttaagaatattaaaagttCTTGTTCTAAACAGGTCTGAGACCTGATATTTATGCCAAAATGAAAAACAGGATTAATGTTTATATTAATGTCCACAATTAAACAATAAGGTTCCTTGAATTGAAACAAACTAAAAGAATGTGCATTTAGTTACTTGAGCGAAGAGTGCAAGAATATATCTTCAGTTGTGTTGTTATATTATGGACTCGGAAACAGAAAAATCatgtatcaaaattaaaatatatatgtattcttAAGTTATGAAATTAGACGcgtattttgataaataatgaaattaaggTTAGTTGGACATTAATTGAtatcttatattattaaatagttagtagatagaaaaaaaaaattaatatcaaatttaaatccattacaaaatagataaatcaatatactatgaaatattctttttatcatatctcattccttaattttttattatattattattaatcattataatatttttatttcaatttttaaaatttattataatttatatttgttttttactataatactaaattcatttttaagaatatattaatatttttataaaaaaatactatatattaaataatagaaattttaataaacataattaagagtaaacataagaaaaataattttatgtttctaaaacaataaaaataattttaaccttttttttctcCAAACATCaacattataatttaaatttataaaaagactTATAGATTTATATGTTGTAAATTGTAGATTCatcatatgtatatatacatgagGTTTATAGATTATAgcttaaaaagttataaattaaaaaataaatttacatgttaaGAACAAGTTCActagtaaaaattaataaatatacacttttatatttaatgaatcttATACTAATAGtagatgaaaaatataatttataagcaATGatcctaaaatttatatttagtaaatGATAGCGcaataatatatacattttatatgctatatatatacGTTGTTCTTCATATTATCTTCGCATTTCTAATCTTTTAAAGCTACTATTCGTTATTTTCGATATTTCTCTCATCGGgttcattttgttttgtttttgtagGAATTGGCTCGAGTTGCTAGGCGTTGGCGAGGATGTTGTAGAGTCATTCATGGTCAAGCACGATATCAAAGAGATACTCATGCCTAGGAGAACTTTATATCGCGAAACGAGTAAAAGAAGCTATCCCGCAGCCACTCCACGACTTGGCTTTCAAGGCCAATGATAAAGTAAAGAAACAGTCCACTCCGCTCCCTGCCCGCGACCTACAATGCCACGCCGCGGCCTGCCCGTGGCTGGATCTGCAAAAATGAGTTTTGGACAACAGACTAATCgaatttttaggattaaaaccTAGCCAAACTCCTGGATACCCTAAGATATAAATAGATTGTAAAGAACTTGAAAAAGGGCAGCCccctttctccttttctctttagCTTTGTATTTCCTTCTCTATTATGTcacttttctttatgctttgaAGATTTATTAAAGACTTCATCATTCATCTATCAATCCaagtattttccttttcctttttaagctgttattatttatgttctcttttataatctattttgtttgtttaactATCATGAGTgagtagttttctaatctagGGTTAAGTGAATCCTAGTCATGATTGATGTATAATTTGTTCCTTTAATtccccaaattaattatttaattgctcTTGCTTAATTGATTGTGCATATTCCAATACTAGATTAGGGATAATTAGTATTGTTATGATTCCATTGTTTTTATCACAGCGGGAGTTGGGTTTTGACGGATTtgattatttcaattaaggaCATAAAATTCTCCACGGGAGTAGGTAG comes from Ricinus communis isolate WT05 ecotype wild-type chromosome 5, ASM1957865v1, whole genome shotgun sequence and encodes:
- the LOC8265464 gene encoding tyrosine-sulfated glycopeptide receptor 1 isoform X2, with product MIDVKDNNFLGLAFLGYLLVVLTPKESRGSSSSLVMVLLVLAVINLLFLPSCCVSAACNQDDHDSLLPFYSNLSSFPPLGWSPSIDCCNWEGIECRGIDDRVTRLWLPFRGLSGALSPSLANLTYLSHLNLSHNRLFGPIPHGFFSYLDNLQILDLSYNRLTGELPSNDNNTNVAIQLVDLSSNQLSGTIPSNSILQVARNLSSFNVSNNSFTGQIPSNICTVSFSSMSILDFSYNDFSGSIPFGIGKCSNLRIFSAGFNNLSGTIPDDIYKAVLLEQLSLPLNYLSGTISDSLVNLNNLRIFDLYSNNLTGLIPKDIGKLSKLEQLQLHINNLTGTLPASLMNCTKLVTLNLRVNLLEGELEAFDFSKLLQLSILDLGNNNFKVNFMNETIPDGGIIDSNGFQNLQVLALGASGLSGQVPTWLAKLKNLEVLDLSLNRITGLIPSWLGNLPSLFYVDLSRNFLSGEFPKELAGLPTLAFQGAKELIDRSYLPLPVFAQPNNATYQQYNQLSNLPPAIYLGNNHLSGDIPIEIGQLKFLHVLDLSNNNFSGNIPDQLSNLTNLEKLDLSGNQLSGEIPASLRGLHFLSSFSVRDNNLQGPIPSGGQFDTFPISSFVGNPGLCGPILQRSCSNPSGSVHPTNPHKSTNTKLVVGLVLGSCFLIGLVIAAVALWILSKRRIIPRGDSDNTEMDTLSSNSGLPLEADKDTSLVILFPNNTNELKDLTISELLKATDNFNQANIVGCGGFGLVYKATLANGIMLAIKKLSGEMGLMEREFKAEVEALSTAQHENLVSLQGYCVYEGFRLLIYSYMENGSLDYWLHEKVDGASQLDWPTRLKIARGASCGLAYMHQICEPHIVHRDIKSSNILLDEKFEAHVADFGLSRLILPYQTHVTTELVGTLGYIPPEYGQAWVATLRGDMYSFGVVMLELLTGKRPVEVFKPKMSRELVGWVMQMRKDGKQDQIFDPLLRGKGFDDEMLQVLDVACLCVNQNPFKRPTINEVVDWLKNVGSQRNQNKG
- the LOC8265464 gene encoding tyrosine-sulfated glycopeptide receptor 1 isoform X3, translating into MIDVKDNNFLGLAFLGYLLVVLTPKESRGSSSSLVMVLLVLAVINLLFLPSCCVSAACNQDDHDSLLPFYSNLSSFPPLGWSPSIDCCNWEGIECRGIDDRVTRLWLPFRGLSGALSPSLANLTYLSHLNLSHNRLFGPIPHGFFSYLDNLQILDLSYNRLTGELPSNDNNTNVAIQLVDLSSNQLSGTIPSNSILQVARNLSSFNVSNNSFTGQIPSNICTVSFSSMSILDFSYNDFSGSIPFGIGKCSNLRIFSAGFNNLSGTIPDDIYKAVLLEQLSLPLNYLSGTISDSLVNLNNLRIFDLYSNNLTGLIPKDIGKLSKLEQLQLHINNLTVNFMNETIPDGGIIDSNGFQNLQVLALGASGLSGQVPTWLAKLKNLEVLDLSLNRITGLIPSWLGNLPSLFYVDLSRNFLSGEFPKELAGLPTLAFQGAKELIDRSYLPLPVFAQPNNATYQQYNQLSNLPPAIYLGNNHLSGDIPIEIGQLKFLHVLDLSNNNFSGNIPDQLSNLTNLEKLDLSGNQLSGEIPASLRGLHFLSSFSVRDNNLQGPIPSGGQFDTFPISSFVGNPGLCGPILQRSCSNPSGSVHPTNPHKSTNTKLVVGLVLGSCFLIGLVIAAVALWILSKRRIIPRGDSDNTEMDTLSSNSGLPLEADKDTSLVILFPNNTNELKDLTISELLKATDNFNQANIVGCGGFGLVYKATLANGIMLAIKKLSGEMGLMEREFKAEVEALSTAQHENLVSLQGYCVYEGFRLLIYSYMENGSLDYWLHEKVDGASQLDWPTRLKIARGASCGLAYMHQICEPHIVHRDIKSSNILLDEKFEAHVADFGLSRLILPYQTHVTTELVGTLGYIPPEYGQAWVATLRGDMYSFGVVMLELLTGKRPVEVFKPKMSRELVGWVMQMRKDGKQDQIFDPLLRGKGFDDEMLQVLDVACLCVNQNPFKRPTINEVVDWLKNVGSQRNQNKG
- the LOC8265464 gene encoding tyrosine-sulfated glycopeptide receptor 1 isoform X1 — encoded protein: MIDVKDNNFLGLAFLGYLLVVLTPKESRGSSSSLVMVLLVLAVINLLFLPSCCVSAACNQDDHDSLLPFYSNLSSFPPLGWSPSIDCCNWEGIECRGIDDRVTRLWLPFRGLSGALSPSLANLTYLSHLNLSHNRLFGPIPHGFFSYLDNLQILDLSYNRLTGELPSNDNNTNVAIQLVDLSSNQLSGTIPSNSILQVARNLSSFNVSNNSFTGQIPSNICTVSFSSMSILDFSYNDFSGSIPFGIGKCSNLRIFSAGFNNLSGTIPDDIYKAVLLEQLSLPLNYLSGTISDSLVNLNNLRIFDLYSNNLTGLIPKDIGKLSKLEQLQLHINNLTGTLPASLMNCTKLVTLNLRVNLLEGELEAFDFSKLLQLSILDLGNNNFKGNLPTKLYACKSLKAVRLAYNQLGGQILPEIQALESLSFLSVSSNNLTNLTGAIQIMMGCKNLTTLILSVNFMNETIPDGGIIDSNGFQNLQVLALGASGLSGQVPTWLAKLKNLEVLDLSLNRITGLIPSWLGNLPSLFYVDLSRNFLSGEFPKELAGLPTLAFQGAKELIDRSYLPLPVFAQPNNATYQQYNQLSNLPPAIYLGNNHLSGDIPIEIGQLKFLHVLDLSNNNFSGNIPDQLSNLTNLEKLDLSGNQLSGEIPASLRGLHFLSSFSVRDNNLQGPIPSGGQFDTFPISSFVGNPGLCGPILQRSCSNPSGSVHPTNPHKSTNTKLVVGLVLGSCFLIGLVIAAVALWILSKRRIIPRGDSDNTEMDTLSSNSGLPLEADKDTSLVILFPNNTNELKDLTISELLKATDNFNQANIVGCGGFGLVYKATLANGIMLAIKKLSGEMGLMEREFKAEVEALSTAQHENLVSLQGYCVYEGFRLLIYSYMENGSLDYWLHEKVDGASQLDWPTRLKIARGASCGLAYMHQICEPHIVHRDIKSSNILLDEKFEAHVADFGLSRLILPYQTHVTTELVGTLGYIPPEYGQAWVATLRGDMYSFGVVMLELLTGKRPVEVFKPKMSRELVGWVMQMRKDGKQDQIFDPLLRGKGFDDEMLQVLDVACLCVNQNPFKRPTINEVVDWLKNVGSQRNQNKG